Proteins from one Salvia hispanica cultivar TCC Black 2014 unplaced genomic scaffold, UniMelb_Shisp_WGS_1.0 HiC_scaffold_1468, whole genome shotgun sequence genomic window:
- the LOC125198433 gene encoding uncharacterized protein LOC125198433 yields the protein NDAREAPTSHHLLLPPPPSAVAASGGPSLSLSPPFVSLLSLLSLSLSSLTPLSSLGPAYAPLLCARRLAVAAFPLSDSAAVTAMHHLDRRRRPLYLSPSFSRIRRSLAILRQICEGAKSVMDLKEVELSSLVDGFLARPKSDRFMTVR from the exons AAATGATGCGAGAGAAGCTCCCACTTCTCACCACCTGCtactgccgccgccgccgtccgCCGTCGCCGCCTCCGGCGggccctctctctctctctcccctccATTcgtctctcttctttctctcctctctctctctctttcttctctcacTCCTCTCTCCTCCCTCGGCCCTGCTTACGCGCCGCTGCTGTGCGCGCGGCGGCTCGCCGTCGCTGCCTTCCCCCTCTCGGATTCCGCCGCCGTCACCGCCATGCACCACCTAgaccgccgccgccgaccTCTCTACCTATCTCCCTCTTTCTCTCGGATCCGCCGCTCCCTCGCCATTCTCCGACAG ATTTGTGAAGGGGCGAAATCAGTGATGGATTTGAAGGAGGTTGAGCTGTCATCGTTGGTTGACGGTTTCCTAGCTCGCCCGAAATCTGACAGATTCATGACCGTGAGATAA